The Episyrphus balteatus chromosome 4, idEpiBalt1.1, whole genome shotgun sequence genome includes a window with the following:
- the LOC129919819 gene encoding ral guanine nucleotide dissociation stimulator-like 1 isoform X4 yields MVPTWRLWGEEREKDAIFTVYLKKVRYHRPTPRAASDSDDEISHLEWETVRVRFVKAASLARLVEALATDDGELESTFINVFLSTYRTFSTPKDVFDLLVKRYDTLNAMFSNHEVQAESNIKELDSNISVYEQHKRTLISALHVWLDGFPEDWNEVNLRHILNFASRRLPRSDLHIKALHRLERVLRVQAQMVFAEENSPWTGHHEYNSFAEQFSGLCLAPAFRGPTHLLQAYRFPHVDVKHFAEQLTRMDSELFKRLIPHQCLGATWARRDKSGAETVVATVTQFNAVSFRVISSIIIEQRLKPQERALYISTWIDIAQELRLLKNFSSLKAIISGLQSNAIYRLSKVWAVLAKEKMEIFSELARIFSEDNNAWAQREVLMREGTAKFADTVGEHDRHLQKIIQKQSTQTSHGTIPYLGTFLTDLTMIHAAIPDRVTEDNLINFDKKRKEFEVLAQIKLLQGAANTYNLREDPNFDRWFASMLVLDEREAHALSCQLEPPTEPRKSTSTTSTSLGHRKTDSIASNSSSGAGSQFYCEISSSFGASRQNSRHNSLDRDTQPPNASLLSASSSVSNLSVGSSNSGGQKTAAANHHKTMGNGKNLSNGVPLINAQLVQPAGDKNAIPDFYIIRVTYETSKIEVDGIVLYKCIMLGNNERTPHVIRNAMVKLGLEGDPDRFTLAQVLPDKELVMPPNANVYYAVNTNFNLNFILRSKKEES; encoded by the exons ATGGTG CCCACGTGGCGACTTTGGGGTGAGGAGCGTGAAAAAGATGCGATTTTCACCGTTTACCTTAAAAAAGTGCGATACCATCGACCAACACCACGTGCCGCTAGT gaCTCGGATGATGAAATTTCTCATCTAGAATGGGAAACAGTAAGAGTTCGTTTCGTAAAAGCTGCTTCCTTAGCTAGATTAGTAGAAGCCCTTGCCACAGATGACGGTGAATTGGAGAGTACGTTTATAAACGTATTCCTTTCAACGTACAGAACCTTTTCAACACCAAAAGATGTTTTTGACCTTCTAGTCAAACGTTATGATACTCTCAATGCAATGTTCAGTAATCATGAGGTTCAAGCTGAATCTAATATCAAAGAACTCGATTCGAATATTTCTGTTTATGAACAGCACAAAAGAACACTTATATCAGCACTGCATGTTTGGCTAGATGGTTTTCCTGAGGATTGGAATGAAGTTAACCTAAGGCACATATTAAATTTTGCCTCAAGACGCCTGCCAAGATCTGATCTGCATATAAAAGCTTTGCATCGTTTAGAACGAGTTTTACGTGTTCAAGCACAAATGGTGTTTGCGGAAGAAAATTCCCCGTGGACTGGTCACCATGAGTATAACAGTTTTGCTGAACAATTTTCTGGTCTTTGTTTGGCTCCTGCGTTCCGAGGTCCAACTCATTTGTTGCAAGCATATCGCTTTCCTCATGTCGATGTTAAGCATTTTGCAGAGCAACTTACGAGAATGGATTCGGAGTTATTCAAACGTTTGATTCCCCATCAATGTTTGGGAGCAACATGGGCTCGAAGGGATAAAAGCGGTGCTGAGACAGTTGTTGCAACAGTAACACAGTTTAATGCAGTATCATTCAGAGTCATATCAAGCATAATAATTGAACAAAGACTTAAACCTCAG GAACGAGCTTTATATATATCCACGTGGATTGATATTGCACAAGAGTTGCGTCTTTTGAAAAACTTCTCTTCTCTAAAGGCGATTATTTCAGGACTTCAATCAAATGCAATATACCGTTTATCAAAAGTCTGGGCAGTTCTTGCCAAAGAGAAg ATGGAAATATTTAGTGAACTTGCAAGGATATTTTCCGAAGACAATAATGCCTGGGCGCAACGTGAAGTTCTTATGAGAGAGGGAACAGCTAAATTTGCTGACACCGTAGGTGAACACGACAGACATTTGcagaaaattatacaaaaacaa AGTACCCAAACGTCACACGGGACAATTCCATACCTGGGAACATTTCTAACAGATTTAACAATGATCCATGCTGCAATACCTGATCGAGTTACCGAAGATAATCTAATTAATTTCgacaaaaaacgaaaagaatTCGAAGTATTAgcacaaataaaattattacaaGGTGCAGCAAATACATATAACCTCCGAGAAGATCCCAACTTCGATCGATGGTTTGCGTCAATGTTAGTTCTAGACGAGCGAGAAGCTCATGCCTTATCATGTCAATTAGAACCACCAACAGAGCCAAGAAAGTCCACTTCGACCACATCCACATCCTTAGGCCATCGTAAGACTGATTCCATAGCATCAAATTCAAGTAGTGGAGCCGGTTCACAATTCTACTGTGAAATAAGCAGTAGCTTTGGAGCTTCTAGACAAAATTCCAGACACAATTCTTTAGATCGTGATACTCAACCACCAAATGCATCGTTACTTTCCGCTTCAAGTAGTGTTTCCAATTTATCAGTTGGTTCAAGTAATTCAGGAGGCCAAAAGACTGCAGCAGCTAACCATCACAAAACAATGGGAAATGGTAAAAATCTGAGTAATGGAGTACCACTGATAAATGCCCAGCTGGTACAACCAGCCGGTGATAAGAATGCCATTCCAGATTTTTACATCATACGAGTGACATATGAAACAAGCAAAATTGAAGTAGATGGAATAGTGCTCTATAAATGTATAATGTTAGGAAATAATGAACGCACTCCGCACGTAATTCGAAATGCAATGGTTAAATTAGGACTTGAGGGTGATCCTGATCGATTTACATTGGCTCAAGTACTCCCCGACAAGGAGCTTGTGATGCCGCCAAACGCAAATGTCTACTATGcagttaatacaaattttaatttgaactttATTTTGCGCTCGAAAAAAGAAGAAAGCTGA
- the LOC129919819 gene encoding ral guanine nucleotide dissociation stimulator-like 1 isoform X3, which produces MNENAAESLPTWRLWGEEREKDAIFTVYLKKVRYHRPTPRAASDSDDEISHLEWETVRVRFVKAASLARLVEALATDDGELESTFINVFLSTYRTFSTPKDVFDLLVKRYDTLNAMFSNHEVQAESNIKELDSNISVYEQHKRTLISALHVWLDGFPEDWNEVNLRHILNFASRRLPRSDLHIKALHRLERVLRVQAQMVFAEENSPWTGHHEYNSFAEQFSGLCLAPAFRGPTHLLQAYRFPHVDVKHFAEQLTRMDSELFKRLIPHQCLGATWARRDKSGAETVVATVTQFNAVSFRVISSIIIEQRLKPQERALYISTWIDIAQELRLLKNFSSLKAIISGLQSNAIYRLSKVWAVLAKEKMEIFSELARIFSEDNNAWAQREVLMREGTAKFADTVGEHDRHLQKIIQKQSTQTSHGTIPYLGTFLTDLTMIHAAIPDRVTEDNLINFDKKRKEFEVLAQIKLLQGAANTYNLREDPNFDRWFASMLVLDEREAHALSCQLEPPTEPRKSTSTTSTSLGHRKTDSIASNSSSGAGSQFYCEISSSFGASRQNSRHNSLDRDTQPPNASLLSASSSVSNLSVGSSNSGGQKTAAANHHKTMGNGKNLSNGVPLINAQLVQPAGDKNAIPDFYIIRVTYETSKIEVDGIVLYKCIMLGNNERTPHVIRNAMVKLGLEGDPDRFTLAQVLPDKELVMPPNANVYYAVNTNFNLNFILRSKKEES; this is translated from the exons ATGAATGAAAATGCAGCTGAAAGTTTG CCCACGTGGCGACTTTGGGGTGAGGAGCGTGAAAAAGATGCGATTTTCACCGTTTACCTTAAAAAAGTGCGATACCATCGACCAACACCACGTGCCGCTAGT gaCTCGGATGATGAAATTTCTCATCTAGAATGGGAAACAGTAAGAGTTCGTTTCGTAAAAGCTGCTTCCTTAGCTAGATTAGTAGAAGCCCTTGCCACAGATGACGGTGAATTGGAGAGTACGTTTATAAACGTATTCCTTTCAACGTACAGAACCTTTTCAACACCAAAAGATGTTTTTGACCTTCTAGTCAAACGTTATGATACTCTCAATGCAATGTTCAGTAATCATGAGGTTCAAGCTGAATCTAATATCAAAGAACTCGATTCGAATATTTCTGTTTATGAACAGCACAAAAGAACACTTATATCAGCACTGCATGTTTGGCTAGATGGTTTTCCTGAGGATTGGAATGAAGTTAACCTAAGGCACATATTAAATTTTGCCTCAAGACGCCTGCCAAGATCTGATCTGCATATAAAAGCTTTGCATCGTTTAGAACGAGTTTTACGTGTTCAAGCACAAATGGTGTTTGCGGAAGAAAATTCCCCGTGGACTGGTCACCATGAGTATAACAGTTTTGCTGAACAATTTTCTGGTCTTTGTTTGGCTCCTGCGTTCCGAGGTCCAACTCATTTGTTGCAAGCATATCGCTTTCCTCATGTCGATGTTAAGCATTTTGCAGAGCAACTTACGAGAATGGATTCGGAGTTATTCAAACGTTTGATTCCCCATCAATGTTTGGGAGCAACATGGGCTCGAAGGGATAAAAGCGGTGCTGAGACAGTTGTTGCAACAGTAACACAGTTTAATGCAGTATCATTCAGAGTCATATCAAGCATAATAATTGAACAAAGACTTAAACCTCAG GAACGAGCTTTATATATATCCACGTGGATTGATATTGCACAAGAGTTGCGTCTTTTGAAAAACTTCTCTTCTCTAAAGGCGATTATTTCAGGACTTCAATCAAATGCAATATACCGTTTATCAAAAGTCTGGGCAGTTCTTGCCAAAGAGAAg ATGGAAATATTTAGTGAACTTGCAAGGATATTTTCCGAAGACAATAATGCCTGGGCGCAACGTGAAGTTCTTATGAGAGAGGGAACAGCTAAATTTGCTGACACCGTAGGTGAACACGACAGACATTTGcagaaaattatacaaaaacaa AGTACCCAAACGTCACACGGGACAATTCCATACCTGGGAACATTTCTAACAGATTTAACAATGATCCATGCTGCAATACCTGATCGAGTTACCGAAGATAATCTAATTAATTTCgacaaaaaacgaaaagaatTCGAAGTATTAgcacaaataaaattattacaaGGTGCAGCAAATACATATAACCTCCGAGAAGATCCCAACTTCGATCGATGGTTTGCGTCAATGTTAGTTCTAGACGAGCGAGAAGCTCATGCCTTATCATGTCAATTAGAACCACCAACAGAGCCAAGAAAGTCCACTTCGACCACATCCACATCCTTAGGCCATCGTAAGACTGATTCCATAGCATCAAATTCAAGTAGTGGAGCCGGTTCACAATTCTACTGTGAAATAAGCAGTAGCTTTGGAGCTTCTAGACAAAATTCCAGACACAATTCTTTAGATCGTGATACTCAACCACCAAATGCATCGTTACTTTCCGCTTCAAGTAGTGTTTCCAATTTATCAGTTGGTTCAAGTAATTCAGGAGGCCAAAAGACTGCAGCAGCTAACCATCACAAAACAATGGGAAATGGTAAAAATCTGAGTAATGGAGTACCACTGATAAATGCCCAGCTGGTACAACCAGCCGGTGATAAGAATGCCATTCCAGATTTTTACATCATACGAGTGACATATGAAACAAGCAAAATTGAAGTAGATGGAATAGTGCTCTATAAATGTATAATGTTAGGAAATAATGAACGCACTCCGCACGTAATTCGAAATGCAATGGTTAAATTAGGACTTGAGGGTGATCCTGATCGATTTACATTGGCTCAAGTACTCCCCGACAAGGAGCTTGTGATGCCGCCAAACGCAAATGTCTACTATGcagttaatacaaattttaatttgaactttATTTTGCGCTCGAAAAAAGAAGAAAGCTGA
- the LOC129919819 gene encoding ral guanine nucleotide dissociation stimulator-like 1 isoform X2, whose protein sequence is MICGTNERIQSLTEKTKYIAQKCTKHIQQNQKTFNNINQTEHLEGTSIKSGLNFLSDCIGGTIRSTSRTFEEDNSNVKWYIKPTWRLWGEEREKDAIFTVYLKKVRYHRPTPRAASDSDDEISHLEWETVRVRFVKAASLARLVEALATDDGELESTFINVFLSTYRTFSTPKDVFDLLVKRYDTLNAMFSNHEVQAESNIKELDSNISVYEQHKRTLISALHVWLDGFPEDWNEVNLRHILNFASRRLPRSDLHIKALHRLERVLRVQAQMVFAEENSPWTGHHEYNSFAEQFSGLCLAPAFRGPTHLLQAYRFPHVDVKHFAEQLTRMDSELFKRLIPHQCLGATWARRDKSGAETVVATVTQFNAVSFRVISSIIIEQRLKPQERALYISTWIDIAQELRLLKNFSSLKAIISGLQSNAIYRLSKVWAVLAKEKMEIFSELARIFSEDNNAWAQREVLMREGTAKFADTVGEHDRHLQKIIQKQSTQTSHGTIPYLGTFLTDLTMIHAAIPDRVTEDNLINFDKKRKEFEVLAQIKLLQGAANTYNLREDPNFDRWFASMLVLDEREAHALSCQLEPPTEPRKSTSTTSTSLGHRKTDSIASNSSSGAGSQFYCEISSSFGASRQNSRHNSLDRDTQPPNASLLSASSSVSNLSVGSSNSGGQKTAAANHHKTMGNGKNLSNGVPLINAQLVQPAGDKNAIPDFYIIRVTYETSKIEVDGIVLYKCIMLGNNERTPHVIRNAMVKLGLEGDPDRFTLAQVLPDKELVMPPNANVYYAVNTNFNLNFILRSKKEES, encoded by the exons ATGATTTGTGGTACTAATGAGAGAATTCAAAGTCTGACAGAAAAAACTAAGTATATTGCACAAAAATGTACCAAGCATattcaacaaaatcaaaaaacattcaaCAATATCAATCAAACAGAACATCTTGAAGGAACTAGTATAAAGAGtggtttgaattttttgagtGATTGTATCGGCGGTACGATTCGAAGTACATCGCGTACGTTTGAAGAAGACAACTCAAATGTGAAGTGGTACATAAAG CCCACGTGGCGACTTTGGGGTGAGGAGCGTGAAAAAGATGCGATTTTCACCGTTTACCTTAAAAAAGTGCGATACCATCGACCAACACCACGTGCCGCTAGT gaCTCGGATGATGAAATTTCTCATCTAGAATGGGAAACAGTAAGAGTTCGTTTCGTAAAAGCTGCTTCCTTAGCTAGATTAGTAGAAGCCCTTGCCACAGATGACGGTGAATTGGAGAGTACGTTTATAAACGTATTCCTTTCAACGTACAGAACCTTTTCAACACCAAAAGATGTTTTTGACCTTCTAGTCAAACGTTATGATACTCTCAATGCAATGTTCAGTAATCATGAGGTTCAAGCTGAATCTAATATCAAAGAACTCGATTCGAATATTTCTGTTTATGAACAGCACAAAAGAACACTTATATCAGCACTGCATGTTTGGCTAGATGGTTTTCCTGAGGATTGGAATGAAGTTAACCTAAGGCACATATTAAATTTTGCCTCAAGACGCCTGCCAAGATCTGATCTGCATATAAAAGCTTTGCATCGTTTAGAACGAGTTTTACGTGTTCAAGCACAAATGGTGTTTGCGGAAGAAAATTCCCCGTGGACTGGTCACCATGAGTATAACAGTTTTGCTGAACAATTTTCTGGTCTTTGTTTGGCTCCTGCGTTCCGAGGTCCAACTCATTTGTTGCAAGCATATCGCTTTCCTCATGTCGATGTTAAGCATTTTGCAGAGCAACTTACGAGAATGGATTCGGAGTTATTCAAACGTTTGATTCCCCATCAATGTTTGGGAGCAACATGGGCTCGAAGGGATAAAAGCGGTGCTGAGACAGTTGTTGCAACAGTAACACAGTTTAATGCAGTATCATTCAGAGTCATATCAAGCATAATAATTGAACAAAGACTTAAACCTCAG GAACGAGCTTTATATATATCCACGTGGATTGATATTGCACAAGAGTTGCGTCTTTTGAAAAACTTCTCTTCTCTAAAGGCGATTATTTCAGGACTTCAATCAAATGCAATATACCGTTTATCAAAAGTCTGGGCAGTTCTTGCCAAAGAGAAg ATGGAAATATTTAGTGAACTTGCAAGGATATTTTCCGAAGACAATAATGCCTGGGCGCAACGTGAAGTTCTTATGAGAGAGGGAACAGCTAAATTTGCTGACACCGTAGGTGAACACGACAGACATTTGcagaaaattatacaaaaacaa AGTACCCAAACGTCACACGGGACAATTCCATACCTGGGAACATTTCTAACAGATTTAACAATGATCCATGCTGCAATACCTGATCGAGTTACCGAAGATAATCTAATTAATTTCgacaaaaaacgaaaagaatTCGAAGTATTAgcacaaataaaattattacaaGGTGCAGCAAATACATATAACCTCCGAGAAGATCCCAACTTCGATCGATGGTTTGCGTCAATGTTAGTTCTAGACGAGCGAGAAGCTCATGCCTTATCATGTCAATTAGAACCACCAACAGAGCCAAGAAAGTCCACTTCGACCACATCCACATCCTTAGGCCATCGTAAGACTGATTCCATAGCATCAAATTCAAGTAGTGGAGCCGGTTCACAATTCTACTGTGAAATAAGCAGTAGCTTTGGAGCTTCTAGACAAAATTCCAGACACAATTCTTTAGATCGTGATACTCAACCACCAAATGCATCGTTACTTTCCGCTTCAAGTAGTGTTTCCAATTTATCAGTTGGTTCAAGTAATTCAGGAGGCCAAAAGACTGCAGCAGCTAACCATCACAAAACAATGGGAAATGGTAAAAATCTGAGTAATGGAGTACCACTGATAAATGCCCAGCTGGTACAACCAGCCGGTGATAAGAATGCCATTCCAGATTTTTACATCATACGAGTGACATATGAAACAAGCAAAATTGAAGTAGATGGAATAGTGCTCTATAAATGTATAATGTTAGGAAATAATGAACGCACTCCGCACGTAATTCGAAATGCAATGGTTAAATTAGGACTTGAGGGTGATCCTGATCGATTTACATTGGCTCAAGTACTCCCCGACAAGGAGCTTGTGATGCCGCCAAACGCAAATGTCTACTATGcagttaatacaaattttaatttgaactttATTTTGCGCTCGAAAAAAGAAGAAAGCTGA
- the LOC129919819 gene encoding ral guanine nucleotide dissociation stimulator-like 1 isoform X1, giving the protein MICGTNERIQSLTEKTKYIAQKCTKHIQQNQKTFNNINQTEHLEGTSIKSGLNFLSDCIGGTIRSTSRTFEEDNSNVKWYIKQPTWRLWGEEREKDAIFTVYLKKVRYHRPTPRAASDSDDEISHLEWETVRVRFVKAASLARLVEALATDDGELESTFINVFLSTYRTFSTPKDVFDLLVKRYDTLNAMFSNHEVQAESNIKELDSNISVYEQHKRTLISALHVWLDGFPEDWNEVNLRHILNFASRRLPRSDLHIKALHRLERVLRVQAQMVFAEENSPWTGHHEYNSFAEQFSGLCLAPAFRGPTHLLQAYRFPHVDVKHFAEQLTRMDSELFKRLIPHQCLGATWARRDKSGAETVVATVTQFNAVSFRVISSIIIEQRLKPQERALYISTWIDIAQELRLLKNFSSLKAIISGLQSNAIYRLSKVWAVLAKEKMEIFSELARIFSEDNNAWAQREVLMREGTAKFADTVGEHDRHLQKIIQKQSTQTSHGTIPYLGTFLTDLTMIHAAIPDRVTEDNLINFDKKRKEFEVLAQIKLLQGAANTYNLREDPNFDRWFASMLVLDEREAHALSCQLEPPTEPRKSTSTTSTSLGHRKTDSIASNSSSGAGSQFYCEISSSFGASRQNSRHNSLDRDTQPPNASLLSASSSVSNLSVGSSNSGGQKTAAANHHKTMGNGKNLSNGVPLINAQLVQPAGDKNAIPDFYIIRVTYETSKIEVDGIVLYKCIMLGNNERTPHVIRNAMVKLGLEGDPDRFTLAQVLPDKELVMPPNANVYYAVNTNFNLNFILRSKKEES; this is encoded by the exons ATGATTTGTGGTACTAATGAGAGAATTCAAAGTCTGACAGAAAAAACTAAGTATATTGCACAAAAATGTACCAAGCATattcaacaaaatcaaaaaacattcaaCAATATCAATCAAACAGAACATCTTGAAGGAACTAGTATAAAGAGtggtttgaattttttgagtGATTGTATCGGCGGTACGATTCGAAGTACATCGCGTACGTTTGAAGAAGACAACTCAAATGTGAAGTGGTACATAAAG CAGCCCACGTGGCGACTTTGGGGTGAGGAGCGTGAAAAAGATGCGATTTTCACCGTTTACCTTAAAAAAGTGCGATACCATCGACCAACACCACGTGCCGCTAGT gaCTCGGATGATGAAATTTCTCATCTAGAATGGGAAACAGTAAGAGTTCGTTTCGTAAAAGCTGCTTCCTTAGCTAGATTAGTAGAAGCCCTTGCCACAGATGACGGTGAATTGGAGAGTACGTTTATAAACGTATTCCTTTCAACGTACAGAACCTTTTCAACACCAAAAGATGTTTTTGACCTTCTAGTCAAACGTTATGATACTCTCAATGCAATGTTCAGTAATCATGAGGTTCAAGCTGAATCTAATATCAAAGAACTCGATTCGAATATTTCTGTTTATGAACAGCACAAAAGAACACTTATATCAGCACTGCATGTTTGGCTAGATGGTTTTCCTGAGGATTGGAATGAAGTTAACCTAAGGCACATATTAAATTTTGCCTCAAGACGCCTGCCAAGATCTGATCTGCATATAAAAGCTTTGCATCGTTTAGAACGAGTTTTACGTGTTCAAGCACAAATGGTGTTTGCGGAAGAAAATTCCCCGTGGACTGGTCACCATGAGTATAACAGTTTTGCTGAACAATTTTCTGGTCTTTGTTTGGCTCCTGCGTTCCGAGGTCCAACTCATTTGTTGCAAGCATATCGCTTTCCTCATGTCGATGTTAAGCATTTTGCAGAGCAACTTACGAGAATGGATTCGGAGTTATTCAAACGTTTGATTCCCCATCAATGTTTGGGAGCAACATGGGCTCGAAGGGATAAAAGCGGTGCTGAGACAGTTGTTGCAACAGTAACACAGTTTAATGCAGTATCATTCAGAGTCATATCAAGCATAATAATTGAACAAAGACTTAAACCTCAG GAACGAGCTTTATATATATCCACGTGGATTGATATTGCACAAGAGTTGCGTCTTTTGAAAAACTTCTCTTCTCTAAAGGCGATTATTTCAGGACTTCAATCAAATGCAATATACCGTTTATCAAAAGTCTGGGCAGTTCTTGCCAAAGAGAAg ATGGAAATATTTAGTGAACTTGCAAGGATATTTTCCGAAGACAATAATGCCTGGGCGCAACGTGAAGTTCTTATGAGAGAGGGAACAGCTAAATTTGCTGACACCGTAGGTGAACACGACAGACATTTGcagaaaattatacaaaaacaa AGTACCCAAACGTCACACGGGACAATTCCATACCTGGGAACATTTCTAACAGATTTAACAATGATCCATGCTGCAATACCTGATCGAGTTACCGAAGATAATCTAATTAATTTCgacaaaaaacgaaaagaatTCGAAGTATTAgcacaaataaaattattacaaGGTGCAGCAAATACATATAACCTCCGAGAAGATCCCAACTTCGATCGATGGTTTGCGTCAATGTTAGTTCTAGACGAGCGAGAAGCTCATGCCTTATCATGTCAATTAGAACCACCAACAGAGCCAAGAAAGTCCACTTCGACCACATCCACATCCTTAGGCCATCGTAAGACTGATTCCATAGCATCAAATTCAAGTAGTGGAGCCGGTTCACAATTCTACTGTGAAATAAGCAGTAGCTTTGGAGCTTCTAGACAAAATTCCAGACACAATTCTTTAGATCGTGATACTCAACCACCAAATGCATCGTTACTTTCCGCTTCAAGTAGTGTTTCCAATTTATCAGTTGGTTCAAGTAATTCAGGAGGCCAAAAGACTGCAGCAGCTAACCATCACAAAACAATGGGAAATGGTAAAAATCTGAGTAATGGAGTACCACTGATAAATGCCCAGCTGGTACAACCAGCCGGTGATAAGAATGCCATTCCAGATTTTTACATCATACGAGTGACATATGAAACAAGCAAAATTGAAGTAGATGGAATAGTGCTCTATAAATGTATAATGTTAGGAAATAATGAACGCACTCCGCACGTAATTCGAAATGCAATGGTTAAATTAGGACTTGAGGGTGATCCTGATCGATTTACATTGGCTCAAGTACTCCCCGACAAGGAGCTTGTGATGCCGCCAAACGCAAATGTCTACTATGcagttaatacaaattttaatttgaactttATTTTGCGCTCGAAAAAAGAAGAAAGCTGA